In Oceanithermus desulfurans, a single window of DNA contains:
- a CDS encoding glycerophosphodiester phosphodiesterase codes for MPTLPFANRKRPVLLGHRGLPTLADGNTRAAFLAAVEAGLDGIETDVQRTRDGVLVIHHDFVVGLRLISDMTYAELMEQRPEMMTLEQLFELLEPYPDFLLNLELKSIPGLEDGRAHELADAVAAWPGHGRVWISSYDPAALFKVREHRPEIPLGYLFRVYDTGRMAELLGIEAVHPQWQLVTAARVARWHKKGMGVATWTVNDAQAARELARLGVDVLMGDDAEVLKQAR; via the coding sequence ATGCCGACGCTGCCCTTCGCGAACCGCAAGCGCCCCGTACTGCTGGGGCACCGCGGGCTGCCGACGCTCGCCGACGGCAACACCCGCGCCGCCTTCCTGGCGGCAGTAGAGGCGGGGCTCGACGGGATCGAGACCGACGTGCAGCGCACCAGGGACGGGGTGCTGGTCATCCACCACGACTTCGTCGTGGGCCTGCGGCTGATCTCGGACATGACCTACGCCGAGCTGATGGAGCAGCGCCCGGAGATGATGACCCTCGAGCAGCTCTTCGAACTGCTCGAGCCCTACCCCGACTTCCTCCTCAACCTGGAGCTCAAGAGCATTCCCGGGCTCGAAGACGGGCGTGCTCACGAGCTCGCCGATGCGGTGGCCGCGTGGCCGGGGCACGGGCGCGTCTGGATTTCCTCCTACGACCCCGCAGCCCTTTTCAAGGTGCGCGAACACCGTCCGGAGATCCCCCTGGGCTACCTCTTCCGTGTCTACGACACCGGCCGTATGGCCGAGCTGCTGGGGATCGAAGCCGTGCACCCCCAGTGGCAGCTCGTCACCGCCGCCCGGGTGGCCCGCTGGCACAAGAAGGGCATGGGTGTGGCCACCTGGACCGTGAACGACGCCCAGGCGGCGCGCGAGCTGGCCCGCCTGGGCGTGGACGTGCTCATGGGCGACGACGCCGAGGTCCTCAAACAGGCGCGTTAG
- a CDS encoding type 1 glutamine amidotransferase: MTLNFLIVNGYPRASRENFDRSDVAHPHDLYRRLLDRYAPGSTSQVFFIADLENPLLSLDEVRGFHGVIWTGSDQTIYHTHEEKVARQIAFARRAFQAGVPQFGSCWGAQMAAVAAGGRVEKNPKGREWGFAPRIELTAAGREHPLTAGKPAAFQGIEMHLDHVTELPPTAELLATGEHTRVQALAVEHENGAYWATQYHPEFDLWENARLIAARAGALVKEGFFEKEEDVLRYAEEMKALFKNPGDEALRRKLGVDETLLDDHVRQLEFANWLEHLVRPSA, encoded by the coding sequence ATGACCCTGAACTTCCTGATCGTCAACGGCTATCCGCGCGCTAGCCGGGAAAACTTCGACCGCTCCGACGTGGCCCACCCGCACGACCTCTACCGGCGCCTGCTCGACCGTTACGCGCCCGGTTCGACCTCGCAGGTCTTCTTCATCGCCGACCTGGAAAACCCGCTCCTCAGCCTGGACGAGGTGCGCGGCTTCCACGGGGTCATCTGGACCGGATCGGACCAGACCATCTACCACACCCACGAAGAAAAGGTCGCCCGGCAGATCGCCTTCGCACGCCGCGCCTTCCAGGCCGGCGTGCCCCAGTTCGGCAGCTGCTGGGGGGCACAGATGGCGGCGGTGGCCGCCGGGGGCAGGGTCGAGAAGAACCCGAAAGGCCGCGAGTGGGGCTTCGCGCCGCGCATCGAGCTGACCGCCGCCGGCCGCGAACACCCGCTCACCGCGGGCAAGCCCGCCGCCTTCCAGGGCATCGAGATGCACCTCGACCACGTGACCGAGCTACCCCCCACCGCCGAGCTGCTCGCCACCGGCGAGCACACCCGCGTGCAGGCGCTGGCCGTGGAGCACGAAAACGGCGCCTACTGGGCCACCCAGTACCACCCCGAGTTCGACCTCTGGGAGAACGCCCGCCTGATCGCGGCCCGCGCCGGGGCGCTGGTCAAGGAGGGCTTCTTCGAGAAAGAGGAGGACGTGCTGCGCTACGCCGAGGAGATGAAGGCGCTGTTCAAGAACCCGGGCGACGAGGCGCTGCGCCGCAAGCTGGGCGTGGACGAGACGTTGCTCGACGACCACGTGCGCCAGCTCGAGTTCGCCAACTGGCTCGAGCACCTGGTGCGGCCTTCGGCCTGA
- a CDS encoding glycerophosphodiester phosphodiesterase: protein MNRTLVIAHRGARSLAPENTLAAAQKGLEVGADLWETDVGVTADGVLILFHDDSLKRTTNAAEVFPDRAPWTFTEFTFDEIERLDAGSWFDRDDPFGQIAAGRVSAAEQAAYVGLRVPTVEEALVFTRDHDWTVNIELKRLPPPLEDFPIVPRFFEVMDRVGIAPEQVRLSSFEHRWLEEARALRPEVEVQALVGFYRDRPIDWDAVAEFQTVNARATLTPPEKVRELVAAGRRINLFTVNDAEEARAYIEAGVTGLFTDFPQDLVPLAHAAAGKETP from the coding sequence GTGAACCGCACCCTCGTCATCGCGCACCGCGGCGCCCGCAGTCTGGCGCCCGAGAACACCCTGGCTGCCGCGCAGAAGGGCCTGGAGGTGGGGGCCGACCTGTGGGAGACCGACGTGGGGGTGACCGCCGACGGCGTGCTCATCCTCTTCCACGACGACAGCCTGAAGCGGACCACCAACGCCGCCGAGGTCTTCCCCGACCGCGCGCCCTGGACCTTCACCGAGTTCACCTTTGACGAAATCGAACGGCTCGACGCCGGCAGCTGGTTCGACCGCGACGACCCCTTCGGCCAGATCGCGGCCGGTCGGGTGAGCGCCGCCGAACAGGCCGCCTACGTGGGCCTCCGGGTGCCCACGGTGGAGGAGGCGCTCGTCTTTACCCGCGACCACGACTGGACGGTGAACATCGAGCTGAAGCGGCTGCCGCCGCCGCTCGAGGACTTCCCCATCGTTCCCCGCTTCTTCGAGGTGATGGACCGGGTGGGCATCGCGCCCGAGCAGGTGCGGCTCTCCTCGTTCGAGCACCGCTGGCTCGAGGAGGCGCGCGCGCTGCGGCCCGAGGTGGAGGTGCAGGCGCTGGTGGGGTTTTACCGCGACCGCCCCATCGACTGGGACGCGGTGGCGGAGTTTCAGACGGTCAACGCCCGCGCCACGCTGACGCCGCCCGAGAAGGTGCGCGAGCTGGTGGCGGCGGGCAGGCGGATCAACCTCTTCACCGTCAACGACGCAGAGGAGGCCCGCGCCTACATCGAGGCGGGGGTGACCGGCCTCTTCACCGACTTCCCGCAGGACCTGGTGCCGCTGGCCCACGCCGCGGCCGGAAAGGAAACGCCATGA
- a CDS encoding glycoside hydrolase family 3 protein, with product MHAGRFVITGLPGTELSPDLAALWRRYRVGGVILFRHNVVGPRQLRRLVADLLEVLGPKALISVDQEGGAVLRLPFLPSPPPGMSLGAADDPELARAVGAATARGLAAYGFNLNFAPVLDLNTNPANPVIAERSFGVDPERAGELALAWHEGHVRQGVATTGKHFPGHGDTAVDSHLGLPVVHKSLDALRRLELVPFARAAGRVPALMTAHIVYPELDGELPATLSRRILTGLLRQELGYDGVVVSDALNMRAIADRWGAPEAAVRSLAAGADLVMPLGDLALQAATLARVQEALDCGELDRRQMEAGAERIERLAERFPVRTGPYPQALQAEDRALFVRAWTRGLTTVGDATPPPRKARLRVVAQARPPGDGVSEAGASGAALARLLADYWPVDPVFVERPEEVPRLGLAKSDGFDLLVSNSRRLYPNETWNWRPDLHVALWNPFAAARVPAPALLSYGFRPEALEAVLAWLRGEVEARGRLPAPLGPT from the coding sequence ATGCACGCCGGACGCTTCGTCATCACCGGCCTCCCCGGCACCGAGCTCTCCCCCGACCTGGCGGCCCTCTGGCGGCGCTACCGGGTGGGCGGGGTCATCCTCTTCCGCCACAACGTCGTCGGGCCCCGGCAGCTCAGGCGGCTGGTGGCCGACCTGCTCGAGGTGCTGGGGCCCAAAGCGCTCATCAGCGTGGACCAGGAGGGCGGGGCGGTGCTGCGGCTGCCCTTCCTGCCCAGCCCGCCGCCGGGGATGAGCCTGGGCGCGGCCGACGACCCGGAGCTGGCCCGCGCCGTGGGCGCGGCCACCGCCCGCGGCCTCGCCGCCTACGGCTTCAACCTCAACTTCGCGCCGGTCCTCGACCTGAACACCAACCCGGCGAACCCCGTCATCGCCGAGCGCTCCTTCGGGGTGGACCCGGAGCGCGCCGGCGAGCTGGCGCTGGCCTGGCACGAGGGGCACGTGCGCCAGGGGGTGGCCACGACGGGCAAGCACTTTCCGGGCCACGGGGACACGGCCGTGGACTCGCATCTGGGCCTGCCGGTGGTCCACAAGAGCTTGGACGCGCTGCGACGGCTCGAGCTGGTGCCCTTCGCGCGGGCCGCCGGCCGCGTCCCGGCGCTGATGACCGCCCACATCGTCTACCCCGAGCTCGACGGCGAGCTGCCGGCCACGCTCTCGCGCCGCATCCTCACCGGCCTATTGCGCCAGGAGCTGGGCTACGACGGCGTCGTCGTCAGCGACGCGCTCAACATGCGGGCGATAGCCGACCGCTGGGGCGCGCCCGAGGCGGCGGTGCGCTCGCTGGCGGCCGGGGCCGACCTGGTGATGCCGCTGGGCGACTTGGCGTTGCAGGCGGCCACGCTGGCGCGGGTGCAGGAAGCGCTTGACTGCGGCGAGCTGGACCGCCGGCAAATGGAGGCCGGCGCCGAACGCATCGAACGCCTGGCCGAGCGTTTTCCGGTACGCACCGGCCCCTACCCACAAGCTTTGCAGGCGGAAGACCGGGCGCTTTTCGTGCGCGCCTGGACGCGTGGCCTGACCACGGTGGGCGATGCCACCCCTCCGCCCCGGAAAGCGCGGCTGCGGGTGGTGGCCCAGGCCCGTCCCCCGGGCGACGGCGTTTCCGAAGCCGGGGCCAGCGGCGCCGCGCTGGCCCGCCTGCTCGCGGACTACTGGCCGGTGGATCCGGTCTTCGTGGAACGTCCCGAAGAGGTGCCCCGTCTGGGCCTCGCCAAGAGCGACGGCTTCGACCTGCTCGTCTCCAACAGCCGTCGCCTCTACCCGAACGAGACCTGGAACTGGCGACCCGACCTGCACGTGGCCCTGTGGAACCCCTTCGCCGCCGCGCGCGTGCCCGCGCCGGCCCTGCTCAGCTACGGATTTCGCCCGGAGGCGCTCGAGGCGGTGCTCGCCTGGCTGCGCGGCGAGGTCGAAGCCCGCGGCCGCCTCCCCGCGCCCCTGGGCCCGACCTGA
- a CDS encoding arsenic transporter → MAVAFAVFLLTLLLVVVQPRGLGIGVGALVGAGLALVLGVVRLEDVPVVWGFVWDATFAFVFVILISLVLDEAGFFRWAALHVGRIGGGKGAWLFVLVVLLGAAVAAMFANDGAALILTPIVMEMLLALGFTPAASLAFVMATGFIADTASLPFVVSNLVNIVSADYFEISFDAYARTMLPVNAVAVLASLAVLWWFYRKEVPQRYDTGKLPTPVSGVRDPVVFNLGFVVLVVLLAGYFYSGPLGVPVSLVAGAGAAILLGVASLRRLSVGRLLRGAPWQVVLFSLGMYLVVYGLRNQGLTAYLAGLLEGWSSGPLEAALGTGILSALMSATMNNMPTVMVVALSIDHASVTGAVREAMIYGNVIGSDLGPKFTPIGSLATLLWLHVLERKGFKVGWGRYFKTGVVLTTPVLLVTLIFLGFWLPHRG, encoded by the coding sequence ATGGCGGTGGCGTTCGCTGTTTTCCTCCTGACGCTCCTTCTCGTCGTCGTTCAGCCGCGGGGGTTGGGTATCGGCGTGGGCGCATTGGTGGGAGCCGGATTGGCCCTGGTGTTGGGCGTGGTGCGGTTGGAAGACGTTCCTGTGGTCTGGGGCTTCGTATGGGACGCTACCTTCGCTTTCGTCTTCGTCATCTTGATCAGCCTCGTTCTGGACGAGGCTGGGTTCTTTCGCTGGGCGGCCTTGCACGTTGGGCGCATCGGCGGCGGTAAGGGAGCCTGGCTGTTCGTGTTGGTGGTGCTCCTGGGTGCGGCGGTCGCTGCAATGTTCGCCAACGACGGCGCAGCCCTGATTCTCACGCCCATCGTCATGGAGATGCTGCTGGCCCTGGGGTTTACGCCTGCGGCCAGTTTGGCCTTCGTCATGGCCACCGGGTTCATTGCCGACACCGCAAGCCTTCCTTTTGTGGTCTCCAACCTCGTCAACATCGTGAGCGCCGACTATTTCGAGATTTCTTTCGATGCGTACGCCCGGACGATGCTTCCCGTCAACGCGGTGGCGGTGTTGGCCAGCTTGGCGGTACTGTGGTGGTTTTACCGCAAAGAAGTGCCGCAGCGGTACGACACGGGCAAGCTCCCCACGCCCGTGAGCGGGGTTCGTGATCCGGTCGTGTTCAACCTGGGTTTCGTGGTGCTCGTAGTTTTGCTTGCAGGCTATTTTTACTCGGGTCCGCTTGGCGTACCGGTATCGCTGGTGGCCGGAGCCGGCGCCGCGATTCTTCTGGGGGTGGCCTCCCTGCGCAGGCTGTCGGTGGGCAGGTTGTTGCGTGGGGCGCCGTGGCAGGTCGTGCTCTTTAGTCTGGGCATGTACCTGGTGGTCTACGGACTCAGGAACCAGGGGTTGACCGCATACCTCGCCGGGCTGCTGGAGGGATGGTCTTCAGGGCCGCTCGAGGCCGCCCTGGGCACCGGGATTCTGAGCGCGCTAATGTCGGCGACCATGAACAACATGCCCACGGTAATGGTCGTGGCGCTTTCGATCGATCACGCCAGCGTTACGGGGGCGGTGCGCGAGGCGATGATCTACGGCAATGTGATCGGATCCGACCTGGGGCCGAAGTTTACACCCATCGGCAGCCTGGCCACGCTCTTATGGCTGCACGTCCTGGAACGAAAAGGGTTCAAGGTTGGATGGGGGCGTTACTTCAAGACCGGGGTGGTGCTCACCACCCCTGTGCTGCTCGTGACCCTGATCTTCCTTGGTTTTTGGCTGCCTCACCGCGGTTGA
- a CDS encoding response regulator has product MIRVFLVDDHPVVRAGVRFILERSGEVTVVGEAISGEEALEKLAKTATEVDLAILDLSLPGIDGIACARRLKALRPNLKLLALSMHEEAEYAERFLAAGGSGYLGKSSIEYELMDAVKALARGEHYVPQDLLYAMIQHRQEEPRPTPEVLTARERSVVRGIAMGMTYKQIAAELELSEKTVATYRERAASKLGLSSRAALTRWALEVGLLDET; this is encoded by the coding sequence ATGATTCGGGTTTTTCTGGTCGACGACCATCCGGTGGTGCGCGCCGGGGTGCGGTTCATCCTCGAGCGCTCCGGCGAGGTCACCGTCGTGGGCGAGGCGATCTCGGGCGAGGAAGCGCTGGAGAAGCTGGCCAAAACAGCGACCGAGGTCGACCTCGCCATCCTCGACCTTTCCCTTCCCGGCATCGACGGCATCGCCTGCGCCCGCCGGCTGAAGGCACTTCGCCCCAACCTCAAACTTCTCGCCCTTTCCATGCACGAGGAGGCCGAATACGCCGAACGTTTCCTGGCCGCGGGAGGATCGGGCTACCTGGGCAAGAGCAGCATCGAGTACGAACTGATGGATGCGGTCAAAGCCCTGGCGCGCGGCGAGCACTACGTGCCCCAGGACCTGCTCTACGCCATGATCCAGCACCGGCAGGAGGAGCCGAGGCCCACGCCCGAGGTCCTCACGGCGCGCGAACGCTCGGTGGTCCGGGGCATCGCCATGGGGATGACCTACAAACAGATCGCCGCCGAACTGGAGCTGAGCGAAAAAACGGTGGCGACGTACCGGGAGCGGGCGGCGTCGAAGCTGGGCCTGAGCTCCCGGGCGGCGCTCACGCGCTGGGCCCTCGAGGTGGGACTACTGGACGAGACCTGA